Below is a window of Deltaproteobacteria bacterium HGW-Deltaproteobacteria-6 DNA.
TTTGATGGATGCTTTCGGAGTTTGATTTCTTTATTTTTAATTCCCTTGGGTATGGGCATGGGAAGCTGCTGCGCCGTGATCCGGATTAAGCTGCTGATCCATTCCGGATCTTCGTAAGCATCTTCGATCAGAAAATACATTCTGGCCCCGGGATACGGCGGCGCTTCACGGACATCGCCGATGTAGGCTCTTCCCTTTTCAGTCGGTTTTACATAAAGTTGATCATTGCAAATCAGCGCCACGACTTTGCCGTCACAGTAGACGGCATATTCCCCGAACATTTTCCGGTAGGAAATGCTGCCTGCCGCCCCCATTTGATCTGTGACAAATTCAACAAAACTCTGATCAGAAGACACTTTACCTGCCCCCTTATCTTAAATTTTGAATATGCCCCGGTCGTATACGATTAGCTTTTTTCCGTCGGCCAAGTGCGCCGTTACCGTTTTGGGTTCGGTATTAACCAGATCCCAGTGAAGCGCGGAATCATTGAACCCGAGTTTTTTCTTTAGCGCGGGCGTCAGTTTTGCCGGGTTGCCGCTGTAGGTGTCGCTGTACGATGAACCAAGCGCCACATGGCAATTGCCTTCTTTCCCGCCGAAGTTTTCATCAAAGAGCGTTTCCGCCATGAAACGGTCGATCCGTGAAAACCGTTTGTCGGTGAGCGAGAACTCGCCCAGCTGGCGCGCGCCCGCGTCCATGGCGAGTTGCTTTTTGATGAACGCGTCACCTTGCTTGGCTTCAATCTTGACGGCTTTGCCTTTGGCAAAAGTGATGCGGACATCCTCAACATAATTGCCGCTGCGGAAGGAGGGAAGGTTGGCGAAATAAACGCCTTCCGTCCCGCGCCAGTCGGGTGAGATAAAAATTTCGAAGCTGGGCACGTTATGGCCGGAAACGCCCGCCCATTTACGCTGTTCGCCCGGTGTAATCCGCAAATCCATGTTTGCCGATTCCAGATGAAAATATTTGACCAGGAGGGAACTGAGCCGCTTTTTGATGATTGTGACGTTTTTATGAATCTTTTGCCATTCGGCGATAGGATCATCACAGTCAAGGTAACAGCCTTTGACGACCTGCGCCGTATATTGTTTCAACGACATTTTTGCCTGGCGCGCCAGTTCATCCGTGGGAACCATACAGAGCGTCCAGCTGTATTGGCGCAGTTCTTCGCGTTTATTGAGAATATCCTTGAGAGGTTTGCGGGCGACCATGGCCCTGCCGATCCTGGCGGGGTCGATATCTTTGAGGTGGGTCAGCGACTGGGGCGCCATGAGAACAATGCGGCCGTTGATGTTTTTGAAGAGTTCCTTATCGCCGGGGGCAATGAAAGTCAGCTGCCGCGGATCGGCTTTCCGGTAAAAATTATTTTCCATGCCAAACGTGGCGATCAGCCGCTGCACGGGATGAACGCCCATATCCAGAAGACGACCATAGAGAATTTCGGCAAGCCGAAGCGCCGGCAGTTCATACTGGATGAGAACGATTTCATTTTTCTTTAAAGAAACTTTTTTTGCCGTGGCGAGTCCCCACAAAAGCACGTCGGCATATTTTTCAAGATTTCTTTCAGTGAGCATTTTT
It encodes the following:
- a CDS encoding competence protein TfoX codes for the protein MSSDQSFVEFVTDQMGAAGSISYRKMFGEYAVYCDGKVVALICNDQLYVKPTEKGRAYIGDVREAPPYPGARMYFLIEDAYEDPEWISSLIRITAQQLPMPIPKGIKNKEIKLRKHPSKTVKTKNRQSRHEA
- a CDS encoding aminopeptidase; this encodes MLTERNLEKYADVLLWGLATAKKVSLKKNEIVLIQYELPALRLAEILYGRLLDMGVHPVQRLIATFGMENNFYRKADPRQLTFIAPGDKELFKNINGRIVLMAPQSLTHLKDIDPARIGRAMVARKPLKDILNKREELRQYSWTLCMVPTDELARQAKMSLKQYTAQVVKGCYLDCDDPIAEWQKIHKNVTIIKKRLSSLLVKYFHLESANMDLRITPGEQRKWAGVSGHNVPSFEIFISPDWRGTEGVYFANLPSFRSGNYVEDVRITFAKGKAVKIEAKQGDAFIKKQLAMDAGARQLGEFSLTDKRFSRIDRFMAETLFDENFGGKEGNCHVALGSSYSDTYSGNPAKLTPALKKKLGFNDSALHWDLVNTEPKTVTAHLADGKKLIVYDRGIFKI